One region of Carassius auratus strain Wakin unplaced genomic scaffold, ASM336829v1 scaf_tig00054922, whole genome shotgun sequence genomic DNA includes:
- the tbc1d13 gene encoding TBC1 domain family member 13 has protein sequence MSSSYKNRIQEFKATLSEQEIDLKALRELCFSGIPCEGGIRALCWKILLNYLPLDQALWETFLTKQRDLYAQFLREMIIQPGIAKANLGVSREDVTLEDHPLNPNPDSRWNTYFKDNEVLLQIDKDVRRLYPDMAFFQRPTDFPSQLILDPQNEYETLRRRVEQTTLKAQTVNRNRSGVTNVSSPGKALHLYPSNEYEVLPNGCEAHWEVVERILFIYAKLNPGIAYVQGMNEIVGPIYYTFATDPNNQWKEHAEADTFFCFTNLMSENRDNFIKSLDDSQCGITFKMESVFSKLKEKDTELYMKLQEQNIKPQYFTFRWLTLLLSQEFLLPDVIRIWDSLFSDQERFDFLIPVCCAMLTLIRDQLLAGDFTTNMRLLQDYPISDVHAILIKAKELQEGL, from the exons ATGTCGAGTTCCTACAAAAACAG GATCCAGGAGTTCAAGGCGACTCTGAGCGAGCAGGAGATCGATCTCAAGGCTTTACGTGAGCTCTGCTTCAGCG GGATCCCGTGTGAAGGAGGCATCCGTGCGCTCTGCTGGAAG ATCCTGCTGAATTACCTGCCGCTGGATCAGGCATTATGGGAGACGTTCCTGACAAAACAGag GGATCTGTACGCCCAGTTTTTGCGAGAGATGATCATTCAGCCGGGAATCGCCAAAGCAAACCTGGGAGTGTCTCGAGAGGACGTGACGCTGGAGGATCAC CCTCTGAATCCAAACCCAGACAGTCGCTGGAACACATACTTCAAAGACAACGAAGTCCTGCTGCAGATCGATAAAGATGTCAG aCGCTTGTACCCAGACATGGCCTTCTTCCAGCGGCCCACAGACTTCCCCTCTCAGCTCATCCTGGACCCGCAGAACGAGTACGAGACGCTGCGGAGACGAGTGGAGCAGACCACCCTCAAAGCCCAGACGGTGAACCGGAACCGCAGCGGCGTCACTaac GTGAGTTCTCCGGGGAAGGCGTTACACCTGTATCCCTCTAACGAGTACGAGGTGCTGCCGAACGGCTGTGAAGCGCACTGGGAAGTGGTCGAGCGGATCCTCTTCATCTACGCCAAACTCAACCCAGGCATCGCTTACGTTCAGGGCATGAATGAGATCGTGGGTCCCATTTACTACACCTTCGCCACGGACCCCAACAACCAGTGGAAGG AGCACGCGGAGGCCGACACCTTCTTCTGCTTCACCAACCTGATGTCCGAGAACAGAGATAACTTCATCAAAAGCCTGGACGACTCTCAGTGCGGCATCACCTTCAAGATGGAGAGCGTCTTCTCCAAACTCAAGGAGAAAGACACGGAGCTGTACATGAAGCTG caaGAGCAGAACATCAAGCCGCAGTACTTCACCTTCCGCTGGCTGACGCTGCTGCTCTCGCAAGAGTTCCTGCTTCCAGACGTCATCCGGATCTGGGATTCGCTCTTCTCGGATCAGGAGCGCTTCGACTTCCTCATCCCTGTGTGCTGCGCCATGCTCAC ACTGATTCGAGATCAGTTACTGGCTGGAGACTTTACAACTAACATGAGATTACTGCAG GATTATCCCATCTCTGATGTTCATGCCATCCTCATTAAAGCGAAAGAACTGCAGGAAGGTTTGTAG